ATCTGCTGCAGATTGGTTTCTTGCAGCGCACGCCGCGCGGCCGCATTGTTACGCCTGCGGCATATCATCATCTTGGGCTTCCGCTTCCTCCGCAGCAGAATTGATTGCTGAGAATCCTGCCCATAGTACAACATCTTACGTATTGTTTGGGCTACAAACCAAAGTTGATATATCACTAATAATTTATAGGAGGCCTACAATGAAACTTGCGAAGTGGACAACAACAGGAATCGGGCTGCTGGGCCGGGGGGCGCTGGCTGCATTGCTTGCAGCAGGCAGTCTTCTCATTCCGGCAGATCACGCCCGCGCCGATTCCGGCGGGCCCATCCGGGTTGCACTGTATGCCGACATTGGCAGCAAATATAAATCTACCGTACCGCTGGTAACCCTGCAGTCCGAGCAGAGCTTCAGCCTGCTTCCGGCAGCCGGCGGCAGCCCGTTATTGTCGGTTCCGGCCCAGAACAAGGTCCGTGTCAGTCTGGACGGGTTCCGGGTGAAGGTGCTGGAGACGCCAAGCTGGCAGACCGCTGCGGATGCGGCGAAGAAGCTCCAGTCTTCTTCCAATAAGCCGCAGATTTTCATGGCTGCGAGAGGCGGAGCCAAGGTATACCAGCTATACACTGGAGGCTATACCAGTGAGAGTGCAGCCAATAACGGGCTGAACGCAGTCCTCAAAGCCGGTCTGGCGATTCCAGAGGGACAGACCCCTGCGGTGGCCGGCACCAAGCATCTGTCTGCGGGCTCCTACGCTACATTAGAGGAAGCCCAGGCGGTAGTCGGCAGCCTGACGACTGCCGGCTTAGATGCCTGGCCGGTATTCATATCCGGTGAGGGCGGCAGTGCGCGGACCGAGGTATGGGTAGGCGAGGCGTCAAGTGACAGCGAGCTTGCGGCGGTCTCTGCTTCGGCAGCAGCGCTGCTTCCTCAGCTTGCTCTGACGCCTGTGGCTCCGGGTGCACCCGGAGTAATGATCCGCATGGATGCAGGGCTCGATTTCAACAGCGAAGTTCAGGCCTTTCATTACCTGTTATCCGGAAGTAACGCAAAGTTCATTTTGTCCGGCAATGATAAGGGAATTATGCTTACAGAAAGGTCCAAGCGGATCTACCGCGGCGATATGGAGCTTGGCAATCTGAATGGTTCATTGTCTGTCATTAACGTGGTTCCGCTGGAGCAATATCTGTACGCGGTAGTGGGGGGAGAGGTATCCTCCGGCTGGCCTGAGGAGGCGCTGAAGGCCCAGGCTGTAGCGGCACGCAGCTACGCGTTGTCCCAAGGGAACCGCTTCGATGTTGCCAATGTGGTGGATACAACGCTCAGTCAGGTCTATAACGGAATCGGTGCAGAAGCACCCACAATCATCAAGGCGGTCGATGCAACGGCAGGTGAAGTGCTGCAGAGCGGCGGCAAGGTTGTAGAGGCGGTATTCTCCTCGAACAGCGGCGGTGTTACGGCTGACCCGTCGGAAGTATGGAACAGTGGCGGCAACTATGCCAGTGTGGCCAGCGCAGAGGATGTGGCTGCAGTGGGTTCGGCCAAGAAGTGGTACTATGTACTGCTGGACAGCGGCGTCTCCGGCTATGCCCGGGAAGATAACATCAAATTAACAGGCGATAAGACAGCCGCAGGGCTCTCCATTGCCACAGCCACAGCCAAGGATGTGAATATCCGGCCGCTGCCTGTTGTAGACAGCAGTGCTGCTCCGGCAGGTAAGCTGAATCCCGGCCAGAACGCCGTAGTGCTGAATCAGGTCTATGAATCCGGCAGCTACAGCTGGATCAAGGGCCCGTATTCTTCAGCCGAGCTGCTGAAGAGCCTGGCCGGCAAGACCAGCGGCTCTCTGCCCTCTTCTATAACCACTCTGGAGGTTACCCGGCGCGGGCCATCGGGAAGAGCGGTGGAGGTCAAGGCGAACGGCCAGATCCTGCAGGTGAAGTACCCTGATCTGTTCCGTTCCTCCTTCGGCGGATTGCCCAGTACCTTGTTTGATATTGTACCTGCCGGCAGTTATACTGTATTAGGCGCTGACGGCTCTACAGCTGCTATCGGCAGCGCAAGCCCGGCCGGAGTGCTGTCTGCCTCGGGCCAAGTGACGTCCAGCGGCAACGGAACAGTTGTGATGGGTGCGGATCAGACCTCAAGAGTCGTGACCGGCAGTCCGGGCTTCTATTTCATCGGCTGGGGTTACGGACACGGACTCGGCATGTCCCAATGGGGCGTGAAGGGAATGGCTGACAAAGGGTATGATTATAAGCAAATATTGCAACACTATTTTAATAACGTTACTATAATTAAGAATTAAGGAATGAAGATCCTATTATGAATGTTGAACTTTATGATTTCCATTTGCCGGAGGAGCTGATTGCCCAGACTCCGCTTGCCGACCGCAGTTCATCCAGACTGCTTATGGTAGACAAGGAGAGCGGGCAGCTGGACCACGGTCATTTCACGGATATACTGGGGCAGTTCCGTCCGGGCGATACGCTTGTCCTTAATGATACACGGGTTATTCCCGCCAGACTGTTCGGAGTCAAGGAAGATACCGGAGCCAAGGCCGAGGTCCTGCTGCTTAAGAATCTGGACGGGGACCGCTGGGAGGCGCTGGTGAAGCCGGGCAAGAAGCTGAAGACCGGAGCGGTCATTGTCTTCAGCGAAGAGCTTCGTGCCGTGATTGAGGAAGAGGCAGATATGGGCGGGCGGACACTCCGCTTCATCTATCAGGGGATTTTCCAGGAGATTCTGGACAGGCTCGGATCCATGCCGCTCCCTCCTTATATTAAGGAAACCCTGGATGACCGTGAGCGGTATCAGACGGTCTATGCCAAGCACGAAGGCTCGGCGGCAGCGCCGACAGCCGGACTGCATTTCACCACAGAGCTGCTGGAGCAGATTGCAGCCATCGGTGTGAATATCGTCTATGTCACACTTCATGTCGGTCTCGGGACCTTCCGTCCGATGTCTGTCGAGACAGTAGAAGAGCATGTCATGCATGCCGAGTATTTCGAGCTGTCGCGGGCAGCAGCGGATGTGATCAATGAAGCCAGAGCAAGAGGCGGAAGAATAATAGCTGTAGGCACAACCTCCTGCCGGACCCTGGAGACCGTAGGCAGACAATGCCAGGGCGGGCCGATAGAGGCATGCAGCGGCTGGACGGATATTTTTATTTATCCGGGTTATGAATTCACTGTCGTTAATGCACTGATTACCAATTTCCATCTGCCCAAGTCAACCTTGGTCATGCTGGTAAGCGCTTTGGCTGGCCGGGAGCTGATTCTCGCCGCGTATGAAGAAGCGATTAAGCAGCAGTACCGGTTCTTTAGCTTCGGCGATGCAATGTTCATTTATTAAGCAAGAGGAAGGGTTAAACCAATGGCAGCAATCACTTACGAACACATTAAGACCTGTAAGCAATCCGGGGCCCGTCTCGGAAGAGTCCACACCCCGCACGGAATTATTGACACACCAACCTTCATGCCGGTGGGCACCCAGGCTACTGTCAAGACGATGAGTCCTGAAGAGCTTAAGCAGATGGAAGCACAGATTATTCTGAGCAATACGTACCATCTGTTCCTTCGTCCGGGTCATGAGATCATCGGCGAAGCGGGCGGCCTACATAAGTTCATGAACTGGGACCGCCCGATCTTGACCGACAGCGGCGGCTTCCAGGTATTCTCTCTGAGTGACATGCGTAAGATCACCGAAGAAGGGGTTCATTTCCGCTCCCATCTGAACGGGGACAAGAAGTTTCTGTCTCCCGAAGTCGCTATGGAGGTCCAGAATGCGCTCGGTTCCGATATTATGATGGCCTTCGATGAATGCCCGCCTTATCCGGCAGAATATGAGTATGTGAAGAAATCGCTCGAACGCACCACACGCTGGGCTGAGCGTTGCCTCAAAAGCCATGCCCGTCCGAATGACCAGGGACTGTTCGCCATCGTACAGGGAGGCATGCATGAGGATCTCCGCCGCCAGAGCGCGGCTGATTTGACTTCCATGGATTTCCCGGGGTATGCTATTGGGGGACTCAGCGTCGGAGAGTCCAAGCAGCTTATGTACGAAGTGCTGGATTACACG
The sequence above is a segment of the Paenibacillus sp. FSL R7-0204 genome. Coding sequences within it:
- the tgt gene encoding tRNA guanosine(34) transglycosylase Tgt, with the protein product MAAITYEHIKTCKQSGARLGRVHTPHGIIDTPTFMPVGTQATVKTMSPEELKQMEAQIILSNTYHLFLRPGHEIIGEAGGLHKFMNWDRPILTDSGGFQVFSLSDMRKITEEGVHFRSHLNGDKKFLSPEVAMEVQNALGSDIMMAFDECPPYPAEYEYVKKSLERTTRWAERCLKSHARPNDQGLFAIVQGGMHEDLRRQSAADLTSMDFPGYAIGGLSVGESKQLMYEVLDYTVPLLPQGKPRYLMGVGSPDALLEGSIRGIDMFDCVLPTRIARNGTTMTSQGRLVVRNAQYARDFGPLDPECTCYTCRNYSRAYLRHLIKADETFGLRLTTYHNLHFLLELMRKVREAIMEDRLLDFRDEFFAQYGLYDNLKGF
- a CDS encoding SpoIID/LytB domain-containing protein, which translates into the protein MKLAKWTTTGIGLLGRGALAALLAAGSLLIPADHARADSGGPIRVALYADIGSKYKSTVPLVTLQSEQSFSLLPAAGGSPLLSVPAQNKVRVSLDGFRVKVLETPSWQTAADAAKKLQSSSNKPQIFMAARGGAKVYQLYTGGYTSESAANNGLNAVLKAGLAIPEGQTPAVAGTKHLSAGSYATLEEAQAVVGSLTTAGLDAWPVFISGEGGSARTEVWVGEASSDSELAAVSASAAALLPQLALTPVAPGAPGVMIRMDAGLDFNSEVQAFHYLLSGSNAKFILSGNDKGIMLTERSKRIYRGDMELGNLNGSLSVINVVPLEQYLYAVVGGEVSSGWPEEALKAQAVAARSYALSQGNRFDVANVVDTTLSQVYNGIGAEAPTIIKAVDATAGEVLQSGGKVVEAVFSSNSGGVTADPSEVWNSGGNYASVASAEDVAAVGSAKKWYYVLLDSGVSGYAREDNIKLTGDKTAAGLSIATATAKDVNIRPLPVVDSSAAPAGKLNPGQNAVVLNQVYESGSYSWIKGPYSSAELLKSLAGKTSGSLPSSITTLEVTRRGPSGRAVEVKANGQILQVKYPDLFRSSFGGLPSTLFDIVPAGSYTVLGADGSTAAIGSASPAGVLSASGQVTSSGNGTVVMGADQTSRVVTGSPGFYFIGWGYGHGLGMSQWGVKGMADKGYDYKQILQHYFNNVTIIKN
- the queA gene encoding tRNA preQ1(34) S-adenosylmethionine ribosyltransferase-isomerase QueA, encoding MNVELYDFHLPEELIAQTPLADRSSSRLLMVDKESGQLDHGHFTDILGQFRPGDTLVLNDTRVIPARLFGVKEDTGAKAEVLLLKNLDGDRWEALVKPGKKLKTGAVIVFSEELRAVIEEEADMGGRTLRFIYQGIFQEILDRLGSMPLPPYIKETLDDRERYQTVYAKHEGSAAAPTAGLHFTTELLEQIAAIGVNIVYVTLHVGLGTFRPMSVETVEEHVMHAEYFELSRAAADVINEARARGGRIIAVGTTSCRTLETVGRQCQGGPIEACSGWTDIFIYPGYEFTVVNALITNFHLPKSTLVMLVSALAGRELILAAYEEAIKQQYRFFSFGDAMFIY